A region of Elusimicrobiota bacterium DNA encodes the following proteins:
- a CDS encoding MMPL family transporter has protein sequence MSPRPSPPTGTTPSVPWRDRFSDSAARFISSRAGWVVLGTLLFVGFFSAFLPRVTPKNDSYDFVIDRDPATDFFNKFRKIFEKDEFFVIAYREPNLFTEPRLRELKELTESLENVEGVTDVVSLSNVADMRGTEDSFEADDFLHEIPTSPSALAALRRRALANPLYDRTLLSPDGQTTAIVVFTPLPPPGSDRDIEKEIRVLLGSVNKILAPYRERGRRFAVAGWPVTTFYMGEYMKADARLFFPISLFLTLVTIWFVFRNVRLLFVAGLGIVLTLMATLGLAGLAKITINNASIAVVPLVMALALSDIIHIFTHLDRRSLDESGGHPGKALGRVLKIVLFPCLLTSVNTGIGFFSYTFNSVLAIRSFGWLAATGMMFEFIVTFGFVAPLLTFFRSDRIYRSPEAHQEREIPRLLRWVHGGVTRHPWWPFLLCLAGLVWGGWFTREVKVNTNLEELFNSKSLLRQDTNFVRDNLAGIEAVSIVFESTRDAFKNPALLGQIDAIGQEIKANPRIHSLIGLGEYFKEMNKAFHAEDPAEYRLPKNQRMLEQFLLLYGRDDLKDYITPAFDTTRVMIRASAPSSNESRDLVRAIQEVLDHHPIAGVTATVTGSTALSVRTMKVMVDDQINNIGQTVIVIWLIMVGVLRSWGLALLFLLPNLFPIVINFGLMGFFGIPLDSGTSLIAASAFGIIVDDTVHFFVTFGAYRKRGFGIAQALEATTFEKGEAAVASFFIMVIAFGVLTLSHFQPILMFGLLNIFILVVGMVGDQVFLKSIITLWAHWLDWRDPSPSLVAKAPTGEG, from the coding sequence ATGAGCCCCCGCCCATCTCCTCCCACTGGCACGACCCCCAGCGTCCCGTGGCGCGATCGTTTTTCGGATAGCGCGGCCCGGTTCATTTCCAGCCGGGCAGGGTGGGTGGTCCTGGGGACGTTGTTGTTTGTGGGTTTTTTTTCCGCCTTTCTGCCTCGCGTGACTCCCAAAAATGACAGCTACGATTTCGTCATCGATCGTGACCCGGCAACGGATTTCTTTAACAAATTCCGGAAAATATTCGAGAAAGACGAGTTCTTTGTCATTGCCTACCGGGAGCCAAACCTTTTCACTGAACCGCGCCTTCGGGAACTGAAGGAACTCACGGAGTCTCTCGAAAACGTGGAGGGCGTGACGGATGTCGTAAGCCTCTCCAACGTGGCCGATATGCGGGGGACGGAAGACTCTTTCGAGGCCGATGATTTCCTTCACGAGATTCCCACGTCCCCATCGGCCCTGGCGGCTTTGCGGCGGCGGGCCCTGGCCAATCCTTTGTACGACCGGACCCTCCTTTCGCCGGACGGCCAAACCACGGCGATCGTCGTTTTCACGCCGCTCCCCCCGCCGGGGTCCGACCGGGACATCGAAAAGGAGATCCGGGTGTTGTTGGGCTCGGTGAATAAAATCTTGGCTCCCTACCGCGAGCGGGGCCGGCGATTTGCCGTCGCTGGGTGGCCGGTGACCACGTTCTATATGGGGGAATACATGAAGGCCGACGCGCGGCTTTTTTTCCCTATTTCCTTGTTTCTGACTCTGGTCACGATATGGTTCGTGTTTCGGAACGTGAGGCTTTTATTCGTCGCTGGCCTGGGAATTGTGTTGACGTTGATGGCCACCTTGGGCCTGGCGGGCTTAGCGAAGATCACGATTAACAACGCCTCGATCGCGGTCGTGCCTCTGGTCATGGCCCTGGCGCTCTCGGACATCATCCACATATTCACCCATTTGGATCGACGATCCTTGGACGAGAGCGGAGGCCATCCCGGGAAAGCCCTGGGCCGCGTGTTAAAAATAGTTCTCTTTCCGTGCCTGCTGACGAGCGTGAACACGGGGATCGGTTTTTTTTCCTACACCTTCAATAGCGTTTTGGCCATACGGAGTTTCGGGTGGTTGGCGGCGACCGGAATGATGTTCGAGTTCATCGTCACCTTTGGGTTTGTGGCTCCTCTCCTGACTTTTTTTCGGTCGGATCGGATCTACCGGTCGCCGGAAGCCCACCAGGAGCGGGAAATTCCACGACTCCTGCGTTGGGTTCATGGCGGCGTCACGCGACATCCCTGGTGGCCGTTTCTCCTTTGCTTGGCGGGGTTGGTCTGGGGCGGATGGTTCACACGCGAAGTTAAGGTCAACACGAATCTGGAGGAATTGTTCAATTCGAAATCCCTCCTCCGACAAGACACCAACTTCGTTCGGGACAACCTGGCCGGGATCGAGGCCGTCAGCATCGTTTTTGAGTCCACGCGGGACGCCTTTAAAAACCCCGCTCTGCTCGGCCAAATCGATGCGATCGGCCAAGAAATCAAAGCGAATCCGCGCATTCATTCTTTAATTGGGTTGGGTGAATATTTCAAGGAAATGAATAAAGCCTTCCATGCGGAGGACCCCGCGGAATACCGCCTTCCGAAAAACCAGCGGATGCTGGAACAATTTTTATTGCTTTACGGACGGGACGATCTAAAGGATTACATCACCCCGGCGTTCGATACGACCCGGGTGATGATCCGCGCCTCCGCTCCCAGCTCGAACGAATCGCGCGATCTAGTCCGCGCCATTCAAGAGGTTCTGGACCACCACCCGATCGCGGGGGTCACGGCCACGGTGACCGGGTCCACGGCCCTGAGCGTGCGGACCATGAAGGTCATGGTGGACGACCAAATCAACAACATCGGTCAAACAGTGATCGTGATCTGGCTGATCATGGTGGGGGTTCTGCGGTCCTGGGGGTTGGCCCTGCTGTTCCTTCTCCCCAACTTGTTCCCGATCGTCATCAACTTCGGGCTCATGGGTTTTTTCGGAATTCCTTTGGACTCCGGAACGTCGCTGATCGCGGCGTCAGCTTTTGGGATCATCGTGGACGACACCGTGCATTTTTTTGTCACCTTCGGCGCTTATCGAAAGCGGGGGTTCGGGATTGCCCAGGCCCTGGAGGCCACCACGTTCGAAAAGGGCGAGGCCGCCGTGGCCTCTTTCTTCATCATGGTGATTGCGTTCGGGGTGTTGACGTTATCCCATTTTCAACCGATTCTCATGTTTGGTCTTCTGAACATTTTTATTTTGGTGGTGGGGATGGTGGGAGATCAGGTGTTTCTGAAATCGATTATAACCCTATGGGCCCATTGGCTGGATTGGCGGGACCCCTCTCCTTCCTTGGTCGCCAAAGCGCCGACAGGCGAGGGGTAG
- a CDS encoding outer membrane beta-barrel protein gives MKKMGVLLALSLVVLGGFSARAESLIELRAGAGLVGSNPDDLNDKLQGSGMDFSSVDNYNLDVFFNLPLIGLGVRNEWLNDKQSGSGQDLEINVNNLTLLADLRLLDNDLFYIGPIVGIGYPWGDIKGSGGKVSLDKSQFSYSLAGEAGVKLGRFILAAEAGYSSLVLDTEDDTAKVDLSGFYGKVMVGIGIF, from the coding sequence ATGAAAAAAATGGGGGTGTTGCTGGCGTTGTCCTTGGTGGTGCTGGGGGGTTTTTCGGCGAGAGCGGAGAGTTTGATTGAGCTCCGAGCCGGGGCGGGGCTTGTCGGGTCCAACCCGGATGACCTGAACGATAAACTTCAAGGGAGCGGCATGGATTTCAGCTCCGTCGACAACTACAACCTGGATGTTTTCTTCAACCTCCCGCTGATCGGACTCGGGGTCCGAAACGAGTGGCTGAACGACAAACAGTCGGGCAGTGGGCAGGACTTGGAAATAAATGTCAACAACCTAACGCTCCTGGCCGACCTTCGGCTCTTGGACAATGACCTCTTCTACATCGGTCCCATCGTTGGAATCGGCTATCCCTGGGGGGACATAAAGGGGTCCGGCGGGAAGGTGAGTCTGGACAAGTCCCAGTTCAGCTACTCCCTAGCGGGAGAGGCCGGAGTCAAACTTGGCCGTTTCATCCTCGCGGCGGAGGCGGGGTATTCATCCCTTGTGCTTGATACGGAAGACGATACGGCCAAGGTCGACCTTTCCGGGTTCTACGGGAAAGTAATGGTGGGAATCGGCATTTTCTAG
- a CDS encoding MMPL family transporter: MTKLFERWVLYRSRGLWIFSLFTLLLGISALGVRVKAPLENLVPRTHPFMRTFLPLRNAFGGANVFLVALVPREGDIFNPTFFKILEETTNAVLQLPGVDRGRVRSLFTPDVRTLTITSGGYEGENVVPSDFAGTKNDFERVKTNIGLNKEAQRLVARDFRGAMIRGSLLDLDPAMGAPLDTGPSARALESLRQRWQTPDLQVHILGFATLAGDMAQGARKILAFFALAGVLSALLLRRIVRYWSLTGMALLAALLPVVWLVGLLRMLRYGINPLSMLIPFLVFALGLSHGAQMVNAWARERRAGATPADAAARSMDAMRLPAVLALATDAFGFLILFLVPVPMIQEIGVTAGIGVALIIFSNLLFLPMLLSFSAAVPTDRPSRADGVWRGLSEASRGKPAVILLILALLLGGGAAYWGRRVVVGSTHPGVPELRWNSRYNQDWRAVANLFPVGLDLLTVYVQGPTEITQDFETTRAIDRFAERMRAVPGVQRVISSADGVRAANVLQNEGFPKWAGLPHHPQTLGAYANLAGVEQGLMNAAADTLQLLVFTQGNEASVLAPVVAAAKEAARDLSTDRTRFLLGGGNVAVLAATNETVARFNRVLLWGIWGAVGLCCLIAFRSLRGALIVTLPLLLASLLANGLMALAGIGITLSTLPVVSLGVGVGVDFAVYLYESYAAGRRSGRTRDQALLDAYRTRGRMVAFTASATSLGVGLWVFSPLKLQADMGGLLAFLFLANAGMAFLLLPPLIGLFERKTTGGGKSDGFLRGPERGFPQNPPSPLRSNASPPLF; this comes from the coding sequence ATGACGAAACTTTTCGAGAGATGGGTTCTTTATCGGAGCCGCGGCCTGTGGATTTTCTCCCTTTTCACCCTCCTGCTCGGGATTTCGGCCCTCGGGGTGCGGGTGAAAGCGCCCCTTGAAAATTTGGTTCCCCGGACCCATCCCTTCATGCGGACGTTCTTGCCACTGCGGAATGCGTTCGGCGGGGCCAACGTCTTTTTAGTGGCTCTGGTTCCTCGGGAGGGGGATATTTTCAATCCGACGTTCTTCAAGATTTTGGAGGAAACGACCAACGCCGTCCTTCAACTCCCCGGCGTGGACCGCGGGCGCGTTCGCTCGCTGTTCACCCCCGATGTTCGGACGCTGACGATCACGAGCGGCGGATACGAGGGGGAAAACGTCGTCCCCTCGGATTTCGCCGGGACGAAAAACGATTTTGAAAGGGTCAAAACGAACATCGGACTCAACAAAGAGGCCCAGCGTCTGGTGGCCCGTGATTTTCGAGGCGCCATGATCCGCGGGTCTTTGCTGGACTTGGACCCCGCGATGGGGGCTCCATTGGATACGGGCCCTTCCGCCCGGGCCCTGGAAAGCCTCCGCCAACGATGGCAAACCCCCGACCTCCAGGTTCATATACTCGGTTTCGCCACACTGGCGGGGGACATGGCCCAGGGGGCTCGGAAGATCCTGGCGTTCTTCGCGCTGGCCGGCGTCCTCAGCGCGCTGCTTCTGCGACGGATCGTTCGGTATTGGAGCCTGACCGGGATGGCTCTCCTGGCCGCGCTTCTGCCGGTCGTCTGGCTGGTGGGCCTTCTTCGAATGCTCCGGTACGGCATCAACCCCTTGTCCATGCTGATCCCTTTTTTAGTGTTCGCCCTGGGCTTGAGCCATGGGGCGCAGATGGTGAACGCCTGGGCCCGCGAGCGGCGCGCGGGGGCGACGCCAGCGGACGCGGCCGCCCGCTCCATGGACGCCATGCGGTTGCCGGCGGTTCTCGCCCTGGCGACCGATGCTTTTGGTTTTTTGATCCTCTTTTTGGTCCCGGTGCCCATGATCCAGGAAATCGGCGTGACGGCGGGGATCGGCGTGGCCTTGATCATTTTTTCCAACCTGCTCTTTCTCCCCATGCTGTTGTCGTTCTCGGCCGCCGTTCCGACCGACCGACCGTCGAGGGCCGACGGGGTCTGGCGTGGGCTGTCGGAAGCCTCCCGGGGTAAACCCGCCGTTATCCTTTTGATCCTTGCGCTCCTCCTGGGCGGAGGGGCGGCCTATTGGGGGCGGCGCGTGGTGGTGGGAAGCACGCACCCCGGCGTTCCGGAGCTTCGATGGAACTCCCGCTACAATCAAGACTGGCGGGCGGTGGCGAACCTTTTCCCGGTGGGGCTGGACTTATTGACGGTCTACGTTCAAGGCCCTACGGAGATCACTCAGGATTTTGAAACGACGCGGGCCATCGATCGGTTTGCGGAGCGGATGCGAGCCGTGCCGGGGGTCCAGCGGGTGATTTCCTCGGCGGATGGCGTTCGCGCCGCGAACGTCCTCCAAAACGAAGGGTTTCCCAAATGGGCCGGGCTTCCTCACCACCCGCAAACCCTGGGCGCCTACGCCAACCTGGCCGGCGTGGAACAGGGCTTGATGAACGCGGCCGCCGACACCTTGCAACTCCTGGTTTTCACCCAAGGGAACGAAGCCTCTGTCCTGGCCCCGGTCGTGGCCGCCGCGAAAGAGGCCGCCCGGGACCTTTCAACGGACCGCACCCGGTTTCTCCTGGGGGGAGGGAACGTGGCCGTCTTGGCGGCCACCAACGAAACGGTCGCCCGGTTCAATCGGGTCCTCCTCTGGGGGATATGGGGCGCGGTGGGCCTTTGTTGCCTGATCGCCTTTCGCAGTCTGCGCGGGGCCTTGATCGTTACCTTGCCCCTCCTGCTGGCGTCCCTCCTGGCCAACGGGTTGATGGCGCTGGCGGGGATCGGGATCACGCTCTCGACGTTGCCTGTGGTTTCGCTGGGGGTCGGGGTGGGTGTGGATTTCGCCGTCTATCTTTACGAAAGTTATGCCGCCGGTCGGCGGAGCGGGCGGACCCGGGACCAAGCCCTGTTGGACGCCTACCGAACGAGGGGGAGGATGGTGGCCTTTACCGCGAGCGCCACGTCCCTGGGGGTGGGACTTTGGGTTTTTTCGCCGCTTAAGCTTCAAGCGGACATGGGCGGGCTCCTGGCCTTTCTTTTCCTCGCCAACGCGGGAATGGCCTTTCTTCTTCTCCCGCCCTTGATCGGTCTTTTTGAACGGAAGACTACGGGTGGGGGGAAATCCGACGGCTTTCTTCGGGGCCCAGAACGAGGATTTCCCCAGAACCCGCCCTCGCCACTCCGGTCCAACGCGTCCCCTCCTCTGTTTTAA
- a CDS encoding bifunctional precorrin-2 dehydrogenase/sirohydrochlorin ferrochelatase has protein sequence MPFYPAFLNLSGKECLVVGGGRLALHKAESLVLSGARVTVVAPRVHPGFRRWGEVRVLQRAFRPGDLAGRPWLVVASTDDEALHARVAALCRRRRIWVNVVDRPPLCDFIVPSVVRRGPVTFAVSTGGLSPAVAKFLGAELRALFGPEVGRLAAVLKGLRAELLRVPIRARRKLLEGLVTRRWLERLSAKPSKATADFRAAARRRMKKIGRKRAKS, from the coding sequence ATGCCCTTCTACCCCGCGTTCTTAAATTTGTCCGGCAAGGAGTGCCTGGTGGTGGGGGGAGGACGGCTCGCGCTCCATAAGGCCGAGTCTCTCGTCTTGAGCGGCGCGCGAGTCACCGTGGTGGCGCCGCGGGTCCACCCTGGGTTCCGGCGGTGGGGAGAGGTCCGGGTTCTCCAGCGGGCGTTCCGTCCCGGCGACCTGGCCGGACGGCCCTGGCTCGTGGTCGCGTCCACGGACGACGAAGCCCTTCACGCCCGGGTGGCGGCGTTGTGTCGGCGACGGCGCATCTGGGTGAACGTGGTGGATCGGCCGCCGCTTTGCGATTTTATCGTGCCCTCGGTCGTCCGCCGGGGACCCGTGACCTTTGCGGTTTCTACGGGTGGGTTGAGCCCCGCGGTGGCCAAGTTTCTCGGCGCGGAACTGCGGGCCCTCTTCGGTCCGGAAGTTGGGCGCTTGGCGGCGGTGTTGAAGGGACTGCGGGCGGAACTTCTGCGCGTGCCGATCCGCGCGCGGCGGAAACTACTAGAAGGGCTCGTCACGCGGCGGTGGTTGGAGCGATTGTCGGCCAAACCGTCCAAGGCCACGGCGGATTTTCGGGCGGCCGCGCGCCGGCGGATGAAGAAAATCGGGAGAAAACGTGCAAAGAGTTGA
- the hemC gene encoding hydroxymethylbilane synthase — protein MTRLVIGTRGSALALAQSNFVKKSLETLSPEVQVDLKIIKTTGDRLADASLASIGGKGVFTKELEEALLSKTVDLAVHSLKDLPTELPPGLAVGAILEREDPRDCMVSRFGEQLMELPRGSVVGTSSLRRQAQIRAVKKGIRVEDLRGNLDTRLARVAAGDFSAVVVAYAGVRRLGRAEEVTEVLPTALMLPAPGQGFVAIELRAQDPETLGWVSQLNHLPSQQAATAERSFLAALGGGCRVPIAAYAREESGRLVLDGLVISPDGKTQVRGTESGLPGQAETIGAALAARLLEQGALEILEVLPPH, from the coding sequence ATGACGCGCCTGGTGATCGGAACCCGGGGTAGCGCGCTGGCGCTGGCCCAATCAAATTTCGTCAAAAAAAGCCTGGAAACCCTCTCGCCGGAGGTTCAGGTTGATTTGAAAATCATTAAGACGACTGGAGACCGTTTGGCGGACGCGTCCCTGGCCTCCATCGGCGGGAAAGGGGTTTTCACCAAGGAATTGGAGGAAGCGCTTCTCTCGAAAACCGTGGACCTGGCCGTTCATTCGCTGAAAGACCTCCCCACGGAACTTCCGCCCGGTCTTGCCGTGGGCGCCATTTTGGAGCGGGAGGATCCCCGGGACTGCATGGTGTCCCGGTTCGGCGAGCAGTTGATGGAACTTCCCCGCGGGTCGGTGGTGGGCACGAGCTCGCTTCGCCGACAGGCCCAAATCCGCGCGGTGAAAAAAGGGATCCGGGTGGAAGATTTACGGGGCAACTTGGATACGCGCTTGGCGCGGGTGGCCGCGGGCGATTTCTCTGCCGTGGTCGTGGCCTACGCGGGCGTCCGCCGGTTGGGCCGCGCCGAGGAAGTGACCGAGGTTCTCCCCACCGCGCTCATGCTTCCCGCCCCCGGCCAGGGTTTTGTCGCCATCGAGCTCCGCGCCCAGGATCCTGAAACGCTGGGTTGGGTGTCCCAACTGAACCATCTTCCCAGCCAACAAGCCGCCACGGCCGAGCGGTCTTTCCTGGCCGCCCTGGGCGGCGGATGCCGCGTCCCCATCGCCGCCTACGCCCGCGAAGAGTCCGGCCGCTTGGTTCTGGACGGCCTCGTGATCTCTCCCGACGGAAAAACCCAGGTCCGCGGCACGGAATCCGGCCTCCCCGGCCAAGCCGAGACGATCGGCGCCGCCCTGGCCGCCCGCCTACTGGAACAAGGCGCTCTCGAGATCCTCGAAGTCCTCCCGCCTCACTGA
- the ccsA gene encoding cytochrome c biogenesis protein CcsA, translated as MQRVEALLFDFAFLGYLAGVILYLAYVFFRRERHSALGHRVLVVSALLHAASLGLGLWMESHRPGHVAYGFWSNWFESLSLFSFFIVAVFLAVQSRARLAILGAFVLPWALLLMGLALTQAFLASPRCPFASVEDFLKVADATRRLPAMPSTVWAAIHVPLLFFSYAAFANAFGIGLAFLIQERQIKTHRSTELGYRLPSLEEMDRLIARLIAAAFPALTVGLGLGIIWAHSAWGDRWIADPKVLWSVVVWAVYFSYLLLRYAFNWRGRRGAYLSLAGFGLVLVSYMGINYVSRAHGYVVGKVLE; from the coding sequence GTGCAAAGAGTTGAAGCGCTTCTTTTCGATTTTGCCTTCCTGGGCTATCTGGCCGGGGTGATCCTTTATTTGGCCTACGTTTTTTTCCGCCGGGAACGGCACAGCGCTCTGGGGCACCGGGTCCTCGTGGTCTCGGCCCTCCTCCACGCCGCGAGTCTCGGCCTGGGCCTCTGGATGGAAAGCCACCGGCCCGGCCACGTCGCCTACGGGTTCTGGAGCAACTGGTTTGAAAGCCTTTCCCTCTTTTCTTTTTTCATCGTCGCCGTCTTCCTGGCGGTTCAATCCCGGGCCCGCCTCGCCATCTTGGGCGCCTTCGTTCTTCCCTGGGCTCTCCTTTTAATGGGGTTGGCGCTCACCCAGGCCTTCCTGGCCAGCCCTCGCTGTCCCTTCGCTTCCGTGGAGGATTTTCTAAAGGTGGCCGACGCCACGCGCCGCCTCCCCGCCATGCCCAGCACCGTGTGGGCGGCGATCCATGTTCCCCTGCTTTTCTTCTCTTACGCGGCTTTTGCCAACGCCTTCGGGATCGGGTTGGCGTTCCTGATCCAGGAGCGCCAGATCAAAACCCACCGGTCCACGGAATTAGGGTACCGCCTTCCCTCCTTGGAGGAGATGGACCGTTTGATTGCGCGGCTCATCGCGGCGGCCTTCCCGGCCCTCACGGTGGGCCTGGGTCTGGGGATCATCTGGGCCCACTCCGCCTGGGGCGACCGTTGGATCGCCGATCCGAAGGTGCTTTGGTCCGTCGTTGTTTGGGCGGTTTATTTTTCCTATTTGCTTCTGCGTTACGCGTTCAATTGGCGGGGCCGGCGGGGAGCGTACCTTTCTTTGGCGGGGTTCGGTTTGGTTCTCGTGAGCTACATGGGGATCAATTACGTGTCTCGGGCCCACGGCTACGTGGTGGGGAAGGTGTTGGAATGA
- a CDS encoding HAD-IA family hydrolase, which translates to MAARRPTASRKKPFIRAVFFDAGNTLLRAHPSVGHIYARTALRHGVRVPADRVDQRFRDVWKNRHGVAHLKNDGAEKEWWRNMVSQVMGPHFTGEKFLRYFEDLYGRFAHPRHWRLFDDAIPTLRALRRKGYRVGIVSNWDSRLVTLAERIGLTKEVEFLLVSSVEGLVKPDRRLFHKALGHVRAKPREAVHVGDSLHEDYRGATRAGLAALLLDRHNPGPKGVRSIRTLHEVIDFVEEQ; encoded by the coding sequence ATGGCCGCTCGCCGCCCCACGGCCTCGCGCAAAAAGCCTTTCATCCGCGCCGTTTTCTTCGACGCGGGAAATACGCTTCTTCGCGCGCACCCCTCCGTCGGACACATATACGCCCGCACCGCCCTCCGACACGGCGTCCGCGTTCCCGCTGATCGCGTGGACCAGCGCTTCCGCGACGTCTGGAAAAATCGGCACGGGGTCGCGCATTTGAAAAACGACGGGGCGGAAAAGGAATGGTGGCGGAACATGGTGAGCCAAGTCATGGGCCCCCATTTCACCGGGGAAAAGTTTCTTCGCTATTTCGAAGACCTTTATGGGCGGTTCGCCCACCCCCGCCATTGGCGTCTTTTTGACGACGCCATCCCGACCCTCCGCGCTTTGCGCCGGAAGGGCTACCGGGTGGGGATTGTGTCCAACTGGGATTCCCGCCTGGTGACCCTGGCGGAACGGATCGGACTTACGAAAGAAGTGGAATTTCTGCTGGTGTCGTCTGTGGAAGGCCTGGTCAAACCCGACCGGCGATTATTCCACAAGGCTCTCGGGCACGTTCGGGCCAAACCCCGCGAAGCCGTCCATGTGGGCGACAGCCTTCACGAAGATTACCGCGGGGCCACTCGCGCCGGACTGGCCGCCCTCCTGCTCGACCGGCACAACCCCGGCCCCAAGGGCGTCCGGTCCATCCGCACTCTCCACGAGGTCATCGACTTCGTGGAGGAACAGTGA
- a CDS encoding MazG family protein: MRKNYTYSQLVDLMKHLRGPRGCPWDRKQTHKSLLKYLKEESAEVADAVRQGDPDHLCEELGDVLLQVLFHAQIATERGHFTMADVVDGLAKKLVRRHPHVFGSMKLKTAAQVVARWKEIKQRERDLKRKEAAPHRRISTPLPSKRPR; encoded by the coding sequence ATGCGAAAAAACTACACCTATTCCCAGCTCGTGGATCTTATGAAACATCTCCGGGGCCCTCGGGGGTGTCCCTGGGACCGGAAACAGACCCACAAAAGTCTCCTCAAATATTTGAAGGAAGAGTCCGCCGAGGTGGCCGACGCCGTTCGCCAAGGGGACCCGGATCATCTCTGCGAAGAATTGGGGGACGTTCTGTTGCAGGTTCTGTTTCATGCCCAAATAGCGACGGAGCGCGGCCATTTCACCATGGCCGACGTGGTGGACGGCTTGGCAAAGAAGCTGGTCCGCCGACACCCTCACGTTTTCGGCTCCATGAAACTAAAAACCGCCGCCCAAGTGGTGGCGCGCTGGAAAGAAATTAAACAACGGGAGCGGGACCTGAAGCGGAAAGAAGCCGCCCCCCATCGACGAATTTCAACCCCTTTGCCGTCCAAAAGGCCCCGGTAG
- a CDS encoding glutamyl-tRNA reductase: protein MNRLRLVGLSHRTAPVEWRERLAVPDHRLPGFLESLRREVGAGEAVVLSTCNRVEVYAVTPPEGEAECLLRKGLLDLHGDVSLDGSLYALEDDGAVRHLFRVSAGLDSLVVGEAEILGQVKRSYDLARQAQSTGKLTNVLFQRAMYVGKTVRTDTKISEGPTSVPSLAVSLARRIFGELAESRVLVVGAGAMAEQAVRAFKSQKAARVVIANRTLEKAVAMAERFGAHPTPFDALPRELVQADIVLCSTGSPDFLFTRESVSQVLEERKGRSLFFIDIAVPRDVDPAVDDLENVYLYNIDDLEGLVAESLVRRQAEITRAGELVEAKTQEFAPWYESWRRGATAALRHNARSSMSAEAEPG from the coding sequence ATGAACCGGCTTCGCCTCGTGGGGCTTTCCCACCGGACGGCGCCGGTGGAGTGGCGGGAACGCTTGGCGGTTCCCGACCATCGCTTGCCGGGATTTCTCGAGTCGCTTCGGCGCGAGGTGGGTGCGGGAGAAGCGGTGGTTCTTTCCACCTGCAACCGCGTCGAGGTGTACGCTGTGACGCCTCCGGAGGGCGAGGCGGAATGCCTGCTCCGGAAAGGGCTCTTGGACCTGCACGGCGACGTTTCTCTGGACGGAAGCCTCTACGCCCTGGAGGACGACGGTGCCGTTCGGCACCTTTTTCGGGTGTCGGCGGGGTTGGATTCCCTGGTGGTGGGGGAGGCGGAGATTCTGGGGCAGGTCAAACGGTCCTACGATTTGGCCCGCCAGGCCCAGTCCACGGGGAAACTCACCAACGTGCTTTTTCAACGGGCCATGTACGTGGGGAAGACGGTGCGGACCGACACGAAAATTTCAGAGGGGCCAACCTCGGTGCCGAGCTTGGCGGTGTCCTTGGCGCGGCGAATCTTCGGCGAATTGGCCGAGAGCCGGGTTCTGGTCGTGGGGGCCGGGGCCATGGCGGAGCAGGCCGTGCGGGCCTTCAAAAGTCAGAAGGCGGCCCGCGTGGTGATCGCCAACCGAACCCTCGAAAAAGCCGTGGCCATGGCCGAACGGTTCGGCGCCCACCCCACCCCTTTCGACGCCCTGCCCCGTGAGCTCGTCCAGGCGGACATCGTTCTTTGCTCCACGGGTTCCCCCGACTTTCTTTTCACGCGCGAGTCTGTATCCCAGGTTCTGGAAGAACGAAAGGGCCGCTCCCTCTTTTTCATCGACATCGCCGTGCCCCGGGATGTGGACCCCGCCGTGGACGACTTGGAGAACGTTTACCTCTACAACATCGACGATTTGGAAGGCCTGGTGGCCGAAAGTTTGGTCCGCCGCCAGGCCGAAATTACGAGGGCCGGCGAACTGGTGGAAGCGAAAACCCAGGAGTTCGCCCCGTGGTACGAATCCTGGCGCCGGGGCGCCACGGCCGCGCTCCGCCACAATGCCCGCTCGTCCATGAGCGCGGAGGCGGAACCCGGATGA